Genomic DNA from Salvia miltiorrhiza cultivar Shanhuang (shh) chromosome 1, IMPLAD_Smil_shh, whole genome shotgun sequence:
TACATggtctaatttttttaaaaaaaggatATGAATCCGTCGATGTGAACCGAATTCAGGATACACTGTCACCCCTAAATGTGAATGGAGAGTTGGAAAAATTGATGGATTTTGAAGTCATAGATAGTTGCTCCAAATGACAAAGTCTGAAAAAGTTCTTCTCTATGTAAACTCTTTCTCGAGTTTACTTGTGCGGACTGGCTAGGCGGAGGCGCCGAGGTCGGAGAAGGCGAGGCGACGACAAATGCTGAGCTTGCGCACTGAGACGGAGCGGGGCAAGGTAGACGCAGGTTGCTGCTGAGGAGTTTCCGAGGTGAAGCCAAATGGGCGACGGCGGGCAACAAGAGGAGGTGGACGACGACCGACGGAAGACATAGAGAGGTTGCTGACGAGACAGAGAATGAGAGTGAAAGCATAGAGAATTCAGAGGTGAGTGCAGCGCAAATGAGTTTGCAACACTAATGAAGAAGAACCACGAAAAAAACTgaagaagaatgaaaaagaTGAAGAAGCGGCGCAAAACTGGGAAGAAACGCAAGTTAGGGATATTagggttttatttgtttttatgccatctcatttcatttcattttagtTGGGCTctcattttgtttaattttagtATTCTTATgggcccaaaaaaaaaaaaaaaaaagatagttGCTCCAAATTCACATATGCACATTATTGCCAGTTTTGCCCTTTGCTAAATGCGCGCGTACGTATCTGTGGTGAGAATGATATCGAACCAGCGAAGGGGGATTTTCGGACCGCATGTCTATTTCAATTTAATTCATTAATCGTCGTCTTTTATCTTTCATTAGTGAAAGAACGAAAACAACATTCGTTAGTCAAGTATCTTTATCGCCACATCTCATCAAATCACTATACTACACCAAGATTTTTATATCTCATGTCTCACTATAACAAAACcataataaggataaatgatTACTCTATCCGTGCATGAAAAATttgtcacaatttttttttatccacaaaaatttgttattttcatttatagtaataacatctaggggtggatcggtacggtataccgaaattttttcgtcataccgtataccataccgtaaattgcagtatgagaattttcataccgttttcgtaccgtacttttcggtataccgaagatcggcataccgaaaatttcggtatgagaattttcataccgttgtcgtaccgatagtgcggtataccataccttaCGGTATTACCAAAATTATTGTTATATCGTTTCATGCCTAAATTGCCAAACCATTAACATATACCGTATATTTGTACATATtgaaatttcattaaacaaaTACAAATAACTTTCTAACAATTAAACTCCACATCTTCAACaaagcaaaaaataatttaccactaatatatatatatatatatatatatatatatatatatatataaaattgattccGACGGCATAcggattttttcggtatatactaTCGGTATATACCGGTGGTATATACCTAAACAACGGTATATACAGGTTTTTCggcatataccgcggtatcggtatatatcggtataccgcggtatgaggaaaatgataccgttgccgtaccgaaaatcttcggtacggtacaataccgtaccgaaatttttggtataccgaaatttcggtattttcggtattttttcggtacggtaagtgcggtataccgatttttcggtattttgctCCACCCCTAATAACATCCACACAATTTCACTCACATTTAAAATGGAGTAACTCTTACTTTATTAATAActttatttacattttattaaaattcgtatcatccacaatatgacaatttttttgtagacgaagaaactacatcttattTTCACTTTACTACTAATTAATGTCATCAAATATAGATCAAAATATTTTGTCGCGCGTGCAAGTTGGGAGATGGGAAGGCGCCCACCGGACACAACATTTTGTCGCGCTAGCTAAAGATTATTATAGATCTTTCAAAATATTTATGCCCAAGATTGTGAGCCTAATGAAAGTGACAACACTTTGGATGGAAGGACATAATCGTTTTCCATAATATCTACTACAACTTTGGATTCGTTTCATTGCTTCGGAATTATTTGTTACCAACTACTCCTTTCTTTTAAAAGtgaaatatatttcattttagATTGTTTGAGCAAGTGGGTTGTTTTcataataacaaaatttaaacattaaaaaataatagGCTCTATCACTTTTATCCAAGTTACATATTCTCTTTAACTTGCATGCTCAAAAAATTTGTGTCACTTATAATGGGACaaaggaattatataatttttctaTGCAGGGAAAATAATACTTCATCTGTCCCATTATAAAAAGTGGaatatttgtaatgagacgggGGGAGTGCATGATAATTGTTATAATCAATATAGAATATCTTACCTACAAATTTAGTAgtacaaaagaaattaaaaagaaGATGGCTTTTGGGCATGATCTATGCGTCAATATAAATGTGCTTCTTTGAGGTGGATGTGAGCAGAGTTATCAAAAGTGATCCCACCGGAATTTTGATTAGGCTAGGCCATAGACTTTTTTTTGGCTTGAAATGTTTTGATCTACCTCGAAAATTTGGATTCGAAAATTTGATCAAAAGTGTTTCCGTATCAGGCTAGGTTGGTGAAAATTGCGGTCCGAAATTTTTCATGCCAGGCTCGGCGGGCTGGCCACTTTGACGGCTCCACACTTTCTAATTTTGTTTCattatttcaatattttatgtCATTTTTACTTGTTGAATATCCATAAGCATTgatcaattttaatataatgcaATCTGTGTGTTTGATATTCCAACTTCATTCACAACATTTATTTTTCAGGCAAGTTAAAACTTTCAAATTATGACACAAATTTATGTATGATTGATGAAGTGGAATTTAGTCAATTAGAGCGGAATACATTAATTGGATCTTAAGAAGAAAGAAGACTTCATACAAAAGCGTAGTCCTCGTTTTTTATTTGCTCTGTTTCAGTATATCTGTCGTCCATGATGCTTTGCTTCTTTGATCTTTCTACTGTTTCAATATTATACCTATCTTTCATGATGCTTCGCTTTAAAACTCGTAAGACTTTAATTGAATCTAGTCTTCGAATATGGTTTGCAACTCCAATTaagtttcataaaaataaatatttagcGGGCAGTGCATAATGGACATTAATTCTTTTTTAGAGTCGAGGAGAAGAGAGCAGTTGAAATAAAGCGTTCGACCTTTAATTTATACTctactaaaaaaaatgaaattaacatCTTTCAGATATCCTATGCAAATGGGATCCTCCCTTGTCAATAACTTTTTTTAAATCAAGTTTTAGTTGAGGTAGAGATGGTAACACTTTATTCTTATCTTAGCAATGGTGTTTTACTAATATACGTACATATATATGTCTATAAATACGTAGACACACCAATCATTTGAATTAACATGTATAATCTTGCAGTTATATTATTCATCAAATAATTAGCTAAGCAATAATATTAATGGTGCTGTACAGAGATTTCAAGCCCATCTCACAATGGACAGAAGACGACCAATCCCATTTCCTCCTTGTTGATCTTCCCGGTATATAAATTAAGTTGTGGGAGACTGAAAATCGAGAAATATTTTATGTTGCATGCATGTTTAAGTGTTTTAATTTTGTGCAGGTTTCAGGAAGGAGCAGCTGAAAGTTTCGATAAACAGCAGGGGTGCCATCACGGTTCGTGGGGACCGCCTCATCAACGCCGACGTCTGGAGCAGGTTTTCCGAGGAATATGAGATTCCCCATAACTCGGACATCAGTTTGACTACGGCCAAGTTCGACGTCGACATCCTCTACATCACAATACCCAAAAAACCCACAGAGCAGAAAGGCTCAGAAACTACATCTGTGAGGAGAAGTATTAGCAGGGAAGTTTCCGCTGTTGATCCCGACAGCGGGAGCTCGTCCCTCTGTAGCGGCTGCCGGCTTCCCGTCTTCTCCACTCCCTCTGTTTCCATCCCCCACGGCACAGAAAACCTTTTCCTGCACGAGCAATGCGCCCGTCCACCGCAGCAGCTGCTCCACGAGCTCCACCCCGACCACGGCCTCGTCCTCGTCGACCAGCTCCGGCTTCCGGCGCCGGACACGACCTTGGCGGCCACGTGTCACCAGTGCCGCCAGATTTGTGGGACCATGTTGTACCAATGCCCTTTCATGGGATGTGATTTTCAGCTTGACCTATTGTGCGCTTTGCAGATCAAGATCGTGCATAGAAGCCACCACCACAGCCTGACGGCAGTCCGAATAAGGGACTCAGCGTCGTTAACTTGTAATGCTTGCGACACCAAGCACGATCAGCCAGCGGAGTCGGAGCCCGAACCGACTCTGTCCTATTTGTGCATCCTATGCGGTTTCTGGGTTCATCCAGATTGTGCTTCATTACCAAATGCCATCATCCATTATGAAGACCACCCAcattctctttttctcacaTACAATCTCCCTATTTCAACTCATTCCAAATGTTTCATCTGTTCTAATGTTCCAAAGAGGAATTCTGGGGTCTATTTTTGTCTCAGGTGTCCTAATTATCTTGTTCATATCAGGTGCGCCCTCACGCGTCCTGATACTTTCAAGTCAGGTAcgtatatacatatacataccaACACAAATTTTTTAAGTAAGTTTCACGTACATACAAATACCATGTTGctcatatatattaattttaacattGCAGTGTTTATCCGAGAGGCACTAGTTACCGATCTGGGACGTTTACCATTGACAGATGAACACACAAGTCTAATTCCCTATATTAGACAGCATGCTGATGCAACTACAAATGATTATTACCAGCAAAACTTGCACCCGCATCCATTGATCTTCCATAAAACCGACAGCCGCCCTCAACCTCGTCGTGTATGCAACGCTTGTGTCCAGTTCATTTCACCTCCCTTCTTCACCTGCTCCGAATGTCCAGATTTCTTCCTCCACAGCTGCTGCGCCCATCTCCCATCCCAAATCCAACACCGCGTTCACGAAGAACATCCCCTTGTGCTCACCTCAAAACCACCTGAATCCGACATCTCTGTCGGATTCTCGTGCAAAGCTTGTGATCTTCGGTGCAACGGCTTCGCCTATTCTTGTAAAACTTGCCAAGACTTCAGCATGGATGTCGTCTGCGCATTGATAAATCCTGCAATAACCCATGAATCCCACGACAAGGCCCACATCCTCTTCATGTCGCGAGACACCCATTTCAGCAATGATCAAACGTGCAACTGCTGCAGCTCGGTCTTAACTGGGATTTGTTACGAGTGCAGCATCTGTCGCAATTTCAAGCTGCATGTCAGGTGCGCCCTACTGCCAGAGACTGTTGGCCACGCCTTCGACGACCACCCTCTCAAGCTGACTTGTACCAACAAACCGCAAACTGATGATGAGTGGTGCGAAATATGCGAACAACATCTTGATAAAGGCCACTGGTTCTACAGCTGCAGCGACAGTGATCAGTCGTTCCACGTTGATTGCATCCACGCCGTAGATCGCCTTTCCAAGATCAAGTTGGGTTCCGTTGTTCGTGTCGACCGCCACGGCTGCCCCATCGAACTGGTTCGGTGGGATGACGGAATTTGTAGAGGTCGCCGCTGTGGATTTTGCGGCGAGATTGTTAAGTTTTCCGGCGACGGACTGGCCTATGAGTGTCGCAAGTGCTTTTTCTGTACCCATCATGACTGTGGCTCAAAAATGTTTGTTAAAGAGTTGAGGTtttattgttgttttttttattttataaattaactgtattaaataaagaaatttaaaggatGCACCACTCGAACCCAAAACCTTTGACTTTAGGCATTAATCCTTTATcgtttggccaacacacgcacacagttAATGTTTTATTGTTAtacagtaattttttttatatggttTTAAATTTACTTTTTTAAGTGGaggaatttctttattttaatcaaTCACTCAAGCATCAAAGatcataaataaatcaattaatcCATAAAAATTAAGATAGAGCGATAATTTCGTTCAACCGCGATAAGTTTTCCTAAATTCTAATTGACCAGcttgaaaattaagaagaaaaCAGAGCACGAAACGAATTTCATGAGAAAATGTTCGTTTCACTCTCAATTCTTCAGCTTTAAAAAGTTGGATCGATGTCTAATAAGAAACAGAATTGAAGAAGAACAGAAGATAGACCTTTTCTTCCTTgaaattattcttttatttatttagtgaaACAATTGAGAATATAACTCTTTTGCACATAAACAATggtaaaatttgaaaattttaaatattgctcagattgaaaattaaaaagaagaGTACCACTTGCATTGTTCTTATCTAAATTGGTTAATTTAGAGATTAATCCCAAATGCATTTGGACGGCTATTGTAAATCATATCTCCGTCGTTTGTGAAATTATTATACTCTGTGAAATTATTATACTCTTAGGGagcgttcactttgatggatgagaAAATAAAGGATAACATAAATTTATGTTTCTAGATGTTCCATTTCTTATCtcatattttacacaaaagaggagttcatcatttttccttccttattttcacttcaaggagggataatattatccctccattttggtgtgataatattatccatccttgaagtgaaaataaggaagaaaaaatggtgaatttcttttttatgtaaaatgtgggaaaatAACGAAGACATTTAaaggtataaatttttgttatccctcattttctcatccatcaaagtgaatgCACTCTTATactcttatttttaaataatttgaaGATTCTTAATTTAGTAacacttttttatatataaattacataaataaatagtaaagaaatttaaaaattgctCGACGAAGGACTCTAACTTAGGACCTCAGGTCTGAGGTATTAATCACCTAACACTAGGTCAATACACGCACACTAGTAACACTTTCTTCTTATCTTAGTTTGTGGTTTTGCTAACGACGAGTTATTTACTACACTAAATACATAAGTATATGCGCTTGATTCCGAAGCTAACTATCCTATTTAATTTACTAGTACatcctcccgtgcgatgcacgggccacgatatatttatttatttttaaaattttaatttatataaatatattactccctccgtcccattctaATAggttcgttttcctttttgaaacgtctcactccaatagtctcgtttttcatttttagtaaagaaaatgtacttaattggtgtaaACCACGCCACTTACTCCTgaaaagtaagtttcttaataataaaaaaattctgttaatttaaatattagtatttgataatttatcaacttaatgagtaggagtataagtattaaatttgatgagtattgtataataattaaatttactgaTTATAAAGCATACTATAATTTAAGtgaatctcattttgagcaaataacactaaaactgtcaataacaatattaatagacgtcatataataattttgggctcttaaaagtACGAACTGcaatattattaaaagttcatatttaaatagcccaaaaataattacaaaaatagaaaaaatacgaataatataaaaacaaaatataacaacaaatatgtttatacaaacaaataaataatttgtacatattattaaataaatctatattacattttaaattctaattttaagataaataactatttttttacaaattcatattgaaatttccttctccttaattgcattaaattaaaataattataatcaaaCAATCCTGTAAGTTTttttgcaagaaaaaaaaagacatttaattattttttcaccaacaaacaaaaataaaataaaataactcatcttttatagtattatatgtatatacttTATTGCAAatcttagaaaaaaaatatattataatgatatttttatatttttctaatattataaatatatgaagaaagaaagagagtaaAATAAAATGGTTCAAATAAGTTCAAAGAAAggagaatataaaatagaacCTAAACCTTGTATATTAAAGATTATACATAACACAAACTTAacaaattttggtattttttttaaactttaaaatttatatagttCAAAATATTATCTACTCTATCTCAAATTTGAGATAGTTCtttgatatttgattattattttctataaaattaaaattaataaatatttttataatatcatCTCAACGTTTGTTGATAATAgtgcataatattttttaattaaaagttttTATTTACATGTTTTTATGTTATGGTTGATTAAGTAATCCAACgaataaatttgatattttatttgttcttTTAATCAAAAAAGAAGAGAACATGATAAATTTTGTGGAGAGAgattaatatatagataatataatAACGTGGAGTGAATAAGGAGAGATGGGAAAAAATGGAagaatatagaaaaagaaagaggagagagaaatataatcactttaaaattttaaattataataacttatttatttcaaattcacatttaatgatttttatatcaaattaaaaatcttgtcatgatctttaatttaagatacgtgtcgaatatattttcataaattaaatttaaagatttttagaaaatcatctaaatatgaaaaataggttagaagagagaaaaatttgGAATTGAGAAAAAATGGGTGAATGTATAagaaaatgaggagagagaaaatgtgggaaaaaatGATAGTAGATGAAGCGTAATTTATCTCACATTtctacttttctctctcctctcaccccactctcttttaatttctaaacttttatccttaattgacattataattgCAAAAATGTCATTAAATTGGCGGGAAGAAAACTGgtgttttatattatatatagattttatcTTTCGTCGCCGCTTCCTTTTTCCACTTGTTATATTGAGTTCGAACCGACACCCAATTTGATGAATTAAGAGCAATATGGCAATATCCCATTTGAGTCAAATTCGTGtgcatttatttaaataaaattaaaattaataaattttaatctaattaaaattcATAAAACTATATTAAAGATTTAACTAGGAAATTATTAACCTTTCTTGTCTTGTTAATAGGTGAGGGTCAAAGCATATGGATAAATATGGTGTTTGTGGTGAGAAGTTATACGGGGgagatggaggagagagagcgagaaattgatttttgaaaattatttatttttttgcagtAAAACAATTCTCATTGTCGGCTGTCGGCTTAATTCCATGACATATAGTAAATGTTAGCAATGGTAATTGAACATCAAATTATATTGTGACAAGTGGTAGTATAATCTaacatcttttgattttcatttttattggaGTTCTTTTCTTAAAATGAtagtatattaattaaaacagTTAATACTATTCTCTTTTTATATCTCAAAGAAAATTAGCGCCTAGCTTGTTCTTACCTTAGCTGGCCTGTGGTTTGGTGAGGAATCCTTTCTACAGtaaaaacttaaataaatacTTGCTCGATTCCGAAGCTAATCATCCTAACTAATAAACTTTTTACTCTTGCTCGATTCGGAAGCTAATCATACTATTAATTATCAATCAATTTCTGAACCATTATCTTGCCAATTCAGCTTCgtcctttgtttttttttcctgttattaatatttctttatttattcatttaactCACTTTATCAACAAATATAGAACATAGTGAAATCGTATTCAACATACAAAGCATAGATTCATGGTTAAAGAAACATCATATATGATGAGCAAAACCAAAATGTACTCCTAATTAAGCATGCAGAATCCGATTTTCCTTAGTAGCTAGGTTGATTATAATTTGACTCCATGTATAATTGTTTTGCTTTGCTTTGTGTTTTTTGTATCTATAAATATAAGGCATGCATGTCTACGGTGACCCATATATCCTCAATCTATATCTATTTCGAAATCTTTTTCCTAGCAATTGAAGGTCCATGGGTGTTAAGCCTTATCCCATCCATACCAAACTCATATTTGAAAATGACGAGGATCCCAACCCGTATGGCGGAACTGGGCCCCCCCTCCAGTCCTCGTATCCTAAAGCTGAATCCATATATGGAGAGTCCGACGCCCTCAATTGGCGCTACCCTCAGCCTCAGTCGTCAGCTCCATACGCCGTGCTTGGAGGTGGAAGCCGCTCTCACCCCCAAACTCACTCCATATATCAAACTGGAGTCTATCTTCAGCCTCAATCAACTTGGCACTCAGCTCCCTACTCTGATCAGCCTCAGCCTCAGCCTCAATCAACTTGGCACACAGCTCCCTACTCTGATCAGCCTCGGCCTCAATTAATTTGGCACTCATCTCTCTACTCTGATCAGCCTCAGCCTCAATCAACTTGGCACACAGCTCCCTACTCTGATCAGCCTCGGCCTCAATCAACTTGGCACTCAGCTCCCTACTCTGATCAGCCTCAGCCTCAGCCTCAGCCTCAATCAACTTGGCACACAGCTCCCTACTCTGATCAGCCTCGGCCTCAATTAACTTGGCACTCATCTCCCTACTCTGATCAGCCTCAGCCTCAATCAACTTGGCACACAGCTCCCTACTCGGATCAGCCTCGGCCTCAATCAACTTGGCACTCAGCTCCCTACTCTGATCAGCCTCAGCCTCAATCAATTTGGCACTCAGCTCCCTACTCTGATCAGCCTCGGCCTCAATCAACTTGGCACTCAGCTCCCTACTCTGATCAACCTCAGCCTCCTTGGCAATCAAGTTCCAACCCTCAGCCTCAGTTCCTTCCCCTGGACCGAGGCCGGCTGCCCACCGTTGCAGATCAACAAGAAATCTCCCTTGCCACTATCAACAATGATGAGGAAAGAATTCATGATGTCGCCCACCAAGCTATTAACCGCCCAAAAATCATTCTCGATCCTCATAATGCCAAAGTCATTAGCAAAGTTGAAAGAGTTGTGGATCCCGACGGCGAAGGCTCGTCTTTGTGCTGCGCTTGCAGGCTCCCCATCTTCTCCACTCCCTCAATCTCCTTCTCCCACGGCGCCGACAAGCTTTTCCTCCACGAAAAATGCGAGTGTCTGCCGCCGCAATGGCTCCACGAGCTTCACCCACACCAACCCCTCGTCCTGTTCAACCAGCTGCTGCACCCTCCGCCGCCTGATGCTGCTGCCATCACTTGCCGTAACTGCAAGGAAACCTGTGGGGCTTGGTTCTACCATTGTCCTGACCCCGCCTGTGATTTTCAACTCGACTTGCTGTGCGTTTTGCAGATCAAGATCGTACACAGAAGCCACTATCAACACGCCATGACGGTCATCAGGCACAGGGAATCCTCTTGTTTAACTTGTAGCGCCTGCGGCACCAAGCACGAGTCCTCGGAGATGACGCTTACCAGATCCTATTTGTGCACCCTCTGCGGTTACTGGATTCATCCAGACTGTGCTTCATTACTCAGTGCCATCCTCCATTCTGAAAAACACCAACATTCTCTTTTTCTCACCTATAATCTCCTTACTTCCACTGATTCCAAATGTTCCGCTTCCACCTGTTCTGGCCTTTACAAAGGGAGTGTTGGGGTTTTTGTTTGTCTCAACTGTACTAATTATCTTGTTCACATCAATTGTGCCCTCCAGAATTCTCATACC
This window encodes:
- the LOC131011144 gene encoding uncharacterized protein LOC131011144; translation: MVLYRDFKPISQWTEDDQSHFLLVDLPGFRKEQLKVSINSRGAITVRGDRLINADVWSRFSEEYEIPHNSDISLTTAKFDVDILYITIPKKPTEQKGSETTSVRRSISREVSAVDPDSGSSSLCSGCRLPVFSTPSVSIPHGTENLFLHEQCARPPQQLLHELHPDHGLVLVDQLRLPAPDTTLAATCHQCRQICGTMLYQCPFMGCDFQLDLLCALQIKIVHRSHHHSLTAVRIRDSASLTCNACDTKHDQPAESEPEPTLSYLCILCGFWVHPDCASLPNAIIHYEDHPHSLFLTYNLPISTHSKCFICSNVPKRNSGVYFCLRCPNYLVHIRCALTRPDTFKSVFIREALVTDLGRLPLTDEHTSLIPYIRQHADATTNDYYQQNLHPHPLIFHKTDSRPQPRRVCNACVQFISPPFFTCSECPDFFLHSCCAHLPSQIQHRVHEEHPLVLTSKPPESDISVGFSCKACDLRCNGFAYSCKTCQDFSMDVVCALINPAITHESHDKAHILFMSRDTHFSNDQTCNCCSSVLTGICYECSICRNFKLHVRCALLPETVGHAFDDHPLKLTCTNKPQTDDEWCEICEQHLDKGHWFYSCSDSDQSFHVDCIHAVDRLSKIKLGSVVRVDRHGCPIELVRWDDGICRGRRCGFCGEIVKFSGDGLAYECRKCFFCTHHDCGSKMFVKELRFYCCFFYFIPYPIHTKLIFENDEDPNPYGGTGPPLQSSYPKAESIYGESDALNWRYPQPQSSAPYAVLGGGSRSHPQTHSIYQTGVYLQPQSTWHSAPYSDQPQPQPQSTWHTAPYSDQPRPQLIWHSSLYSDQPQPQSTWHTAPYSDQPRPQSTWHSAPYSDQPQPQPQPQSTWHTAPYSDQPRPQLTWHSSPYSDQPQPQSTWHTAPYSDQPRPQSTWHSAPYSDQPQPQSIWHSAPYSDQPRPQSTWHSAPYSDQPQPPWQSSSNPQPQFLPLDRGRLPTVADQQEISLATINNDEERIHDVAHQAINRPKIILDPHNAKVISKVERVVDPDGEGSSLCCACRLPIFSTPSISFSHGADKLFLHEKCECLPPQWLHELHPHQPLVLFNQLLHPPPPDAAAITCRNCKETCGAWFYHCPDPACDFQLDLLCVLQIKIVHRSHYQHAMTVIRHRESSCLTCSACGTKHESSEMTLTRSYLCTLCGYWIHPDCASLLSAILHSEKHQHSLFLTYNLLTSTDSKCSASTCSGLYKGSVGVFVCLNCTNYLVHINCALQNSHTFKPVFIRDAKASDLGRLPMANEHASLIPRITHDTIQSSSDYYDHKFHAHPLTFHQSDDGDQSCRVCNACVQSVSSLPFYSCSRCPDFFLHGCCAHLPTEIQHRVHQQHPLKLSQNSDISAGFSCKGCHLRCNGFAYSCESCDDFNLDVVCAMINPAITYEPHRSTHILFMSRNIQFGSDEKCNCCSSSLKGICYECSICSNFKLHVRCALLPSTIGHEFDQHPLQLTTKESRGAGGGDEEFCEVCEERIEKELCYYGCSECNQSFHVDCIPSVDRLSRIKLGANIRVDGHGCQLALVGRDDAVCGGRRCGSCWGVLNLCDDGLAYECSQCFFGLHQKCAKTPFVELKS